One part of the Acuticoccus sediminis genome encodes these proteins:
- a CDS encoding SDR family oxidoreductase has protein sequence MRLKDKVAVITGGASGIGLSAARTFASEGARVVLVDRDEAALGRAAQAIGPAVALILPGDVGEEADVLAHAAAIDRALGPPDVLLTAAGWSTGLRAADCDLASWEAVLKTNLTGTFLWARETVNRMTATGRGGSLVFVSSQVAFAGARGNAAYVAAKGAVVSLARSMANDHAADSVRVNVLVPGAVQTPLLEESFARNPAPDAARARSLSRHPLGRLGRADEVARAALFLASEDSSFTTGSCLMVDGGWLAG, from the coding sequence ATGCGATTGAAGGACAAGGTCGCCGTGATCACCGGGGGCGCGTCGGGCATCGGCCTCAGCGCCGCCCGGACCTTCGCCTCGGAGGGCGCCCGCGTCGTCCTCGTCGACCGTGACGAGGCCGCGCTCGGGCGCGCGGCGCAGGCGATCGGCCCGGCGGTGGCGCTCATCCTCCCCGGCGACGTCGGCGAGGAGGCCGACGTCCTCGCCCACGCCGCGGCCATCGACCGCGCGCTCGGCCCGCCCGACGTGCTCCTCACCGCCGCCGGCTGGTCCACGGGGCTGCGCGCGGCTGACTGCGACCTCGCATCATGGGAGGCGGTGCTGAAGACCAATCTGACCGGCACATTCCTCTGGGCACGGGAGACGGTGAACCGCATGACCGCAACGGGGCGCGGCGGCTCGCTCGTCTTCGTCTCGTCGCAGGTGGCGTTTGCGGGCGCGCGCGGCAACGCGGCCTACGTCGCCGCGAAGGGCGCCGTCGTCAGCCTCGCCAGATCGATGGCGAACGATCACGCGGCGGACAGCGTCCGCGTCAACGTGCTCGTGCCCGGGGCCGTCCAAACGCCGCTGCTGGAGGAGAGCTTCGCCCGCAATCCGGCGCCGGACGCGGCGCGGGCGAGGTCGCTGTCACGCCACCCGCTGGGCCGGCTCGGCCGGGCTGACGAGGTGGCGCGCGCCGCCCTCTTCCTCGCCAGCGAGGACAGCTCGTTTACGACCGGGTCTTGCCTGATGGTGGACGGCGGGTGGCTCGCCGGGTAG
- a CDS encoding GntR family transcriptional regulator yields MAGASSFKRAEALPEAIANHIAQAVASRHLTDGERIVETALAAELGVSRVPVREALKILATQGILEGGGHRGYKVVSFSERTVASVQEARFAVETLFMRDAIAAWRDGRSDVSVLNHGIEAMARAARNGDMSEMLEADVAFHTLICEAAQNPIYMTLWTAIARHVLIILNLARFRDVDLWVVVRRHEALRDLIVSAVEGDVDAAEIRPILENHILAERQGASSAGAAASAEAGGTAKTAAKGPAKAAKPVRARPADQRAGGERATAEAAPAAPKRRAAVKAGVAKAAAKSSDAEGTPPTRRATRRPPSGKTRS; encoded by the coding sequence ATGGCCGGAGCGTCGTCCTTCAAGCGTGCCGAGGCCCTGCCGGAGGCGATCGCGAACCATATCGCCCAGGCCGTCGCCTCGCGCCACCTGACGGACGGCGAACGGATCGTCGAGACGGCGCTCGCCGCCGAGCTCGGCGTCAGCCGCGTGCCGGTCCGCGAGGCGCTCAAGATCCTCGCCACCCAGGGCATCCTCGAAGGCGGCGGGCACCGCGGCTACAAGGTGGTGTCGTTCTCCGAGCGCACCGTCGCCAGCGTGCAGGAGGCCCGGTTCGCGGTCGAGACGCTGTTCATGCGCGACGCCATCGCCGCCTGGCGCGACGGTCGGTCCGACGTCTCGGTGCTGAACCACGGCATCGAGGCGATGGCCCGCGCCGCACGCAACGGCGACATGTCGGAGATGCTGGAGGCGGACGTCGCCTTCCACACCCTCATCTGCGAGGCGGCGCAGAACCCGATCTACATGACGTTGTGGACGGCGATCGCCCGGCACGTCCTCATCATCCTCAACCTGGCGCGCTTCCGCGACGTCGATCTCTGGGTCGTGGTGCGCCGGCACGAGGCGCTGCGCGACCTCATCGTGAGCGCGGTCGAGGGCGACGTCGACGCGGCGGAGATCCGCCCGATCCTGGAGAACCACATTCTCGCCGAGCGTCAGGGTGCGTCGTCCGCCGGGGCCGCGGCGTCCGCCGAGGCGGGCGGGACGGCGAAGACCGCCGCCAAGGGGCCGGCCAAGGCGGCGAAGCCGGTCCGGGCGCGACCCGCGGACCAGCGCGCCGGCGGCGAGCGGGCCACGGCGGAGGCGGCACCGGCCGCCCCGAAGCGGCGCGCGGCGGTGAAGGCCGGGGTAGCGAAGGCGGCCGCCAAGTCGTCGGACGCTGAGGGGACGCCGCCTACCCGGCGAGCCACCCGCCGTCCACCATCAGGCAAGACCCGGTCGTAA
- a CDS encoding ATP-binding cassette domain-containing protein, whose translation MNAPLVRVEGLTKVFAPRRTVAMRIAGRTPPALTAVDDVSFTIRKGTTYALVGESGSGKSTIARMVAGLLEPTRGTVRIGDAAVTGAGQAAADAAGRRRLQMIFQDPYSSLNPRWKVNAIIGEPLMGPGERKGRAETLGAVGTLLERVGLHPDDGVRYPHEFSGGQRQRIAIARAIATRADFIICDEPTSALDVSVQAQILNLMRELQDELGLTYFFISHNLAVVRFMADDIGVLSRGRLVEDGPAAAIFEAPRHEYTRRLIAAVPTVDAVEERVGAPGQAVSGEAP comes from the coding sequence ATGAACGCGCCGCTCGTCCGGGTCGAGGGGCTCACCAAGGTGTTCGCCCCGCGCCGCACCGTCGCCATGCGCATCGCCGGCCGCACGCCGCCCGCCCTCACGGCGGTGGACGACGTCTCCTTCACGATCCGCAAGGGCACGACCTATGCGCTCGTCGGCGAGTCGGGGTCCGGCAAGTCCACCATCGCACGCATGGTCGCGGGGCTCCTGGAGCCGACGCGCGGGACGGTCCGCATCGGCGACGCCGCCGTGACGGGTGCCGGCCAGGCGGCGGCCGACGCGGCCGGCCGGCGGCGGCTGCAGATGATCTTCCAGGACCCCTATTCGAGCCTCAATCCGCGGTGGAAGGTGAACGCGATCATCGGCGAGCCGCTGATGGGGCCGGGCGAGCGCAAGGGCCGGGCGGAGACGCTCGGCGCGGTGGGGACGCTGCTGGAGCGGGTCGGCCTTCATCCGGATGACGGTGTGCGTTATCCGCATGAGTTCTCCGGCGGCCAGCGCCAGCGGATCGCCATCGCACGGGCGATCGCGACGCGCGCCGACTTCATCATCTGCGACGAGCCGACGTCCGCGCTCGACGTCTCGGTCCAGGCGCAGATCCTCAACCTGATGCGCGAGCTGCAGGACGAGCTTGGGCTGACCTACTTCTTCATCAGCCACAACCTTGCCGTCGTGCGCTTCATGGCTGACGACATCGGCGTCCTGTCGCGCGGCCGGCTGGTCGAGGACGGGCCCGCCGCCGCGATCTTCGAGGCGCCGCGCCATGAATACACGCGGCGCCTGATCGCCGCCGTTCCCACCGTCGATGCGGTCGAGGAGCGGGTCGGCGCGCCGGGGCAGGCGGTCTCCGGGGAGGCGCCCTGA
- a CDS encoding ABC transporter ATP-binding protein — protein sequence MSAPQSAPSEPVLSVRDLTVEFRTRRGSLTALDGISLQISKGEVLGVVGESGAGKSVTGAAVIGLLAGGGRITGGEIRLSGLRIDNLPERQMRPIRGKRIGMVFQDPSVSLDPLLTIGDQLTETIRVHLNVDAAGARRRAVELLEETGIANAEQRLSSYPHEFSGGMRQRVVIALALAGEPELVIADEPTTALDVSVQAQILELLRKLCRERRTALLLITHDMGVIARMADRVAVMYAGRVVEVGPVDEVVRRPRHPYARGLMAAIPPLTHRPERLVQIPGSMPRLSAIPVGCAFHPRCEASFGPCERSRPSLRRDGPVDVACHLFDADAAR from the coding sequence ATGAGCGCACCACAGTCCGCGCCGAGCGAACCGGTCCTGTCGGTTCGTGATCTGACAGTAGAGTTCCGGACCCGGCGGGGATCGCTGACGGCACTGGACGGCATCTCGCTGCAAATTTCCAAGGGCGAAGTCCTTGGCGTCGTCGGGGAGTCCGGTGCCGGAAAATCGGTGACCGGGGCGGCGGTGATCGGACTGCTCGCCGGCGGCGGGCGGATCACCGGCGGCGAGATCCGTCTCTCCGGGCTCAGGATCGACAATCTGCCGGAGCGGCAGATGCGCCCCATCCGGGGCAAGCGGATCGGCATGGTGTTCCAGGACCCGTCGGTCAGCCTCGACCCGCTCCTGACCATCGGCGACCAGCTTACCGAGACCATCCGTGTCCACCTCAACGTCGATGCGGCGGGCGCCCGGCGGCGGGCGGTCGAGCTCCTCGAGGAGACCGGCATCGCCAACGCCGAGCAGCGCCTCTCCAGCTACCCGCACGAATTCTCGGGCGGGATGCGCCAGCGCGTCGTGATCGCCCTCGCGCTGGCGGGCGAGCCGGAACTCGTCATCGCCGACGAGCCGACGACAGCGCTCGACGTCTCCGTCCAGGCGCAGATCCTGGAGCTGTTGCGCAAGCTCTGCCGGGAGCGGCGCACGGCGCTGCTGCTGATCACCCACGACATGGGCGTGATCGCCAGGATGGCCGACCGGGTGGCGGTGATGTACGCCGGGCGCGTCGTCGAGGTCGGGCCGGTGGACGAGGTGGTGCGCCGCCCGCGCCATCCCTACGCCCGGGGCCTGATGGCGGCGATCCCGCCGCTCACCCACCGCCCTGAGCGGCTCGTGCAGATCCCCGGGTCCATGCCCCGCCTTTCCGCGATCCCGGTGGGGTGCGCGTTCCACCCGCGCTGCGAGGCATCGTTCGGGCCGTGCGAGCGGTCGCGCCCGTCGCTGCGGCGGGACGGACCTGTCGACGTCGCCTGCCACCTCTTCGACGCGGACGCCGCGCGATGA
- a CDS encoding FAD-binding oxidoreductase, with protein sequence MLQRPFALPFRGELTAPGDGGYDQRRGLYNGLIDKRPALIAHCTATADVVAALAYGREAGLPIAIRGGGHNGGGLGSCDDGLVIDLSGMKGVRVDPRARTARVAAGCLQGEVDHATHVYGLAVPSGIFSTTGISGLTLGGGTGHLSRAFGLTLDNLLEADVVLADGRIVTASEDREPDLFWALRGGGGNFGIVTSFLFRAHPVSTVFGGPVFWDIAHAGAVLRRYRDRLPAAPEALGLFFGIKTVPPVDMFPEHTRGRRVCVLIACYNGPEDEARLALAPFRRGLPDPLIDATGPIPFPSLQAMFDPLLPPGLHWYWKGDFFEALSDEVIDIHLAHAARIPTNYSLMHLYPIDGAVQRVPPRATAWSRRHARWSMVIAGIDTERENAEAITRWAKDYWADLHPHSDGGGYVNFLMGDEGADRVAATYGENYDRLRRVKAVYDPQNLFRINQNIPPAVTH encoded by the coding sequence ATGCTGCAACGACCTTTCGCACTGCCATTCCGAGGCGAGCTCACCGCGCCGGGCGACGGCGGTTACGACCAGCGCCGCGGCCTCTACAACGGCCTGATCGACAAGCGCCCCGCCCTCATCGCGCACTGCACCGCGACCGCCGACGTCGTCGCCGCCCTCGCCTACGGGCGCGAGGCGGGACTGCCGATCGCCATCCGCGGCGGCGGCCACAACGGCGGCGGCCTCGGCTCCTGCGACGACGGCCTCGTGATCGACCTGTCGGGCATGAAGGGCGTCCGGGTCGACCCCCGCGCCCGCACCGCCCGCGTCGCCGCCGGCTGCCTGCAGGGCGAGGTCGACCACGCGACCCACGTCTACGGCCTCGCGGTGCCGAGCGGGATCTTCTCGACCACCGGCATCTCCGGACTGACGCTCGGCGGCGGCACGGGCCACCTGTCGCGCGCGTTCGGGCTCACGCTCGACAACCTGCTCGAGGCGGACGTCGTCCTCGCCGACGGCCGCATCGTCACCGCCAGCGAGGACCGCGAGCCCGACCTCTTCTGGGCGCTCCGCGGCGGTGGCGGCAACTTCGGGATCGTGACGAGCTTCCTGTTCCGCGCCCACCCCGTCAGCACGGTCTTCGGCGGACCGGTCTTCTGGGACATCGCCCACGCCGGCGCGGTCCTGCGCCGCTACCGCGACAGGCTGCCCGCCGCGCCGGAGGCGCTCGGCCTCTTCTTCGGCATCAAGACCGTGCCGCCGGTCGACATGTTCCCTGAACATACCCGCGGCCGGCGCGTGTGCGTCCTCATCGCCTGTTACAACGGTCCGGAGGACGAAGCACGCCTCGCGCTCGCGCCGTTCCGCAGGGGCCTGCCCGACCCGCTGATCGACGCCACCGGGCCGATCCCCTTCCCGTCGCTGCAGGCGATGTTCGACCCGCTCCTGCCCCCGGGGCTCCACTGGTATTGGAAGGGCGACTTCTTCGAGGCTCTCAGCGACGAGGTGATCGACATCCACCTCGCGCATGCCGCGCGCATCCCCACCAACTACAGCCTGATGCACCTCTACCCGATCGACGGGGCGGTGCAGCGCGTCCCGCCCCGGGCGACGGCGTGGAGCCGGCGCCACGCGCGCTGGTCGATGGTCATCGCCGGGATCGACACCGAGCGCGAGAACGCCGAGGCGATCACCCGCTGGGCCAAGGACTACTGGGCCGACCTCCACCCGCACAGCGACGGCGGCGGCTACGTCAACTTCCTGATGGGCGACGAGGGGGCCGACCGCGTCGCGGCCACCTACGGGGAGAACTACGACCGCTTGCGGCGCGTGAAGGCGGTCTACGATCCGCAGAACCTGTTCCGCATCAACCAGAACATTCCGCCCGCGGTGACGCACTGA
- a CDS encoding AAA family ATPase, which translates to MAGDIGPWLKANGLERYAGAFAENDVDMRALPLLTEADLRDLGLSLGHRRIALAAIAALAGPLPPAADAQEDERPHARLDAEFRLLSILFCDLVGSTALSQEIDPEAMREILTRYQDAVAVAVTRFDGYVAKCFGDGVLAYFGWPRAYEDHAERAVRAGLEALERVDGITAGTGRLAARVGIATGQVVVGDLQTEYSREDAAVAGETPNRAARIQTAAEPGGLLIDTETANLTGRAFRLVDRGEMELKGFAQAVHLFAVTGEADIESRFMAHHWGSLSPLVGRGPELDLLKARWRAAQDGEGQVVAISGEAGIGKSRLVEAFLESLGSEPHRLVRLQGSPYHTHSPLHPVAERLRRIAGIGADDPPATQFAKLKAELTKYSGDLSSLVLLADLLSIPIDATVARPNLTPQEVRERTFDALLVRLTGYAHQAPTVLVVEDAHWFDPTTLDLLAVSAERAAHLPIMIVITHRSDWHADWIQEADASIIALHRLERQEVGELVGRIASGQADRLLDDILARTDGIPLFVEELARAATEGRLTNASVPDSLRGSLTSRLDRLSVEARLVVQLAAAIGREFDMSLLLDITGLDPAGLDRAVVDLRRERLISESPAGPGAYMFRHALIQDTAYGALLASTRKAFHGRIAAALEARPSMVDAEPELLAHHLDSAGEPGKAACYWMRAARRALDRAANFEAVTLAGRALEGVTRATPDDDDRRMRARLLLGTALGNAGRLRESLGPLETAVELATELGDRKALQEAIFELERSCFLLGDPDHDAVDGLQTLLRIIDADDAATECQISCRLSRASLLRGDVEGGRRYIARAEQLARRTKDNAALFDVLFTAFQLPAGPQSEIHTDRWEERVDELITLAEQLGEDDARGRARSMAFATAAEMGDRNRMDRELQWMTDFGEERERLHIKWIAAHGRAMVAIMEGDFAAAEANAEQAFALGPQTYGSNLEGVYGVQMFAIRREQARLAEVAPIMKRLIEQNPSQSTWRPGFAIVASDLGFETAARRILDEIAEEGFTVPFDGMRSTTLSFLAEVAARLGDEARSATLYDLLVPYGAMTITAGITTLCSGAAGRCLGNLAATSGRWDAAAEHFETALAINEAMRAPVWLAHTRADYAAMLERRGRPCDRAERERLRREARATAVRLGLVALGHRLDTPGGGAG; encoded by the coding sequence ATGGCGGGTGACATCGGCCCATGGCTGAAGGCGAACGGTCTCGAGCGCTATGCCGGGGCCTTCGCCGAGAACGACGTCGACATGCGGGCGCTGCCGCTCCTGACGGAGGCGGACCTGCGCGACCTCGGCCTCTCGCTCGGCCACCGCCGCATCGCGCTCGCCGCGATCGCCGCGCTCGCCGGTCCGCTCCCGCCGGCCGCCGACGCGCAGGAGGACGAGCGGCCCCACGCCAGGCTCGACGCCGAGTTCCGGCTGCTGTCGATCCTCTTCTGCGACCTCGTCGGCTCCACGGCCCTGTCGCAGGAGATCGACCCGGAGGCGATGCGAGAGATCCTGACCCGCTATCAGGACGCCGTCGCCGTCGCGGTGACCCGGTTCGACGGCTACGTCGCGAAGTGCTTCGGCGACGGCGTCCTCGCCTACTTCGGCTGGCCGCGCGCCTACGAGGATCACGCCGAGCGCGCCGTCCGCGCGGGCCTCGAGGCGCTCGAGCGGGTCGACGGCATTACCGCCGGCACGGGGCGCCTCGCCGCCCGCGTCGGGATCGCGACGGGCCAGGTGGTGGTCGGCGACCTGCAGACGGAGTACAGCCGGGAGGACGCCGCGGTGGCGGGCGAGACACCCAACCGCGCCGCCCGCATCCAGACCGCAGCGGAGCCCGGCGGGCTCTTGATCGACACCGAGACGGCGAACCTCACCGGCCGCGCCTTCCGCCTCGTCGACCGGGGGGAGATGGAGCTGAAGGGCTTCGCCCAGGCGGTGCACCTCTTCGCCGTCACCGGCGAGGCGGACATCGAGAGCCGCTTCATGGCGCACCACTGGGGCTCGCTCTCCCCCCTCGTCGGCCGCGGTCCCGAACTCGACCTCCTCAAGGCGCGGTGGCGGGCCGCGCAGGACGGCGAGGGCCAGGTCGTCGCCATCTCCGGCGAGGCGGGGATCGGCAAGTCGCGCCTTGTGGAAGCGTTCCTGGAGTCGCTCGGGAGCGAGCCGCACCGGCTCGTCCGCCTCCAGGGCTCGCCCTACCACACGCACAGCCCGCTGCACCCCGTCGCCGAGCGGCTGCGGCGCATCGCCGGGATCGGTGCGGACGACCCGCCGGCGACCCAGTTCGCCAAGCTGAAGGCGGAGCTCACCAAGTACTCCGGCGACCTCTCGTCCCTCGTGCTCCTCGCGGACCTGCTGTCGATCCCGATCGACGCCACGGTCGCACGGCCCAACCTGACGCCGCAGGAGGTTCGCGAGCGGACGTTCGACGCGCTGCTCGTCCGGCTCACCGGCTACGCCCATCAGGCGCCGACGGTCCTCGTCGTCGAGGACGCGCACTGGTTCGACCCGACCACGCTGGACCTTCTCGCCGTCTCGGCCGAACGAGCGGCCCACCTGCCGATCATGATCGTCATCACCCACCGCTCGGACTGGCACGCGGACTGGATCCAGGAGGCCGACGCCAGCATCATCGCCCTCCACCGGCTGGAGCGGCAGGAGGTCGGCGAGCTCGTCGGCCGCATCGCCTCCGGCCAGGCCGACCGGCTGCTCGACGACATCCTCGCCCGCACCGACGGCATCCCGCTCTTCGTCGAGGAGCTGGCGCGCGCGGCAACCGAAGGCCGCCTCACAAACGCCAGCGTACCGGACAGCCTGCGCGGCTCGCTCACGTCGCGTCTCGACCGGCTGTCGGTGGAGGCGCGGCTCGTGGTCCAGCTCGCCGCCGCAATCGGGCGCGAGTTCGACATGAGCCTCCTCCTCGACATCACCGGCCTCGATCCGGCCGGCCTCGACCGCGCCGTGGTGGACCTGCGGCGGGAGCGCCTCATCAGCGAGTCGCCGGCCGGACCCGGCGCCTACATGTTCCGCCACGCGCTCATTCAGGACACGGCCTACGGCGCCCTCCTCGCCTCCACCCGGAAGGCCTTCCACGGACGCATCGCGGCCGCGCTCGAGGCGCGCCCGTCGATGGTGGACGCCGAACCCGAGCTCCTCGCCCACCACCTCGACAGCGCCGGCGAACCCGGCAAGGCGGCCTGCTACTGGATGCGCGCCGCCCGCCGCGCGCTCGACCGCGCGGCCAACTTCGAGGCGGTGACGCTCGCCGGCCGGGCGCTGGAGGGCGTCACGCGCGCCACCCCCGACGACGACGACCGGCGCATGCGCGCCCGGCTTCTGCTCGGCACCGCGCTCGGCAACGCCGGGCGGCTGCGAGAGTCGCTCGGGCCGCTGGAGACCGCCGTCGAGCTCGCGACCGAACTCGGCGACCGCAAGGCGCTGCAGGAGGCCATTTTCGAGCTGGAGCGCTCGTGTTTCCTGCTCGGCGATCCCGACCACGACGCCGTCGACGGGCTGCAGACCCTGCTGCGGATCATCGACGCCGACGATGCGGCGACCGAGTGCCAGATCTCCTGCCGTCTCTCGCGCGCCTCGCTTTTGCGCGGCGACGTCGAAGGCGGGCGCCGCTACATCGCCCGCGCCGAACAGCTCGCGCGGCGCACGAAGGACAACGCCGCCCTTTTCGATGTCCTCTTCACGGCCTTCCAGCTCCCCGCCGGGCCGCAGTCCGAGATCCACACCGACCGCTGGGAGGAGCGCGTCGACGAGCTGATCACGCTCGCCGAGCAGCTCGGCGAGGACGACGCGCGCGGGCGGGCGCGCAGCATGGCCTTCGCCACCGCCGCGGAAATGGGCGACCGGAACCGGATGGACCGCGAGCTGCAATGGATGACCGACTTCGGGGAGGAGCGCGAACGCCTCCACATCAAGTGGATCGCCGCCCACGGCCGCGCGATGGTCGCCATCATGGAGGGCGACTTCGCCGCCGCCGAGGCCAATGCCGAGCAGGCCTTCGCGCTCGGACCGCAGACCTACGGCAGCAACCTCGAGGGCGTCTACGGGGTGCAGATGTTCGCGATCAGGCGCGAGCAGGCGCGGCTCGCCGAAGTGGCGCCGATCATGAAACGCCTGATCGAGCAGAACCCGTCCCAGTCGACGTGGCGGCCCGGATTCGCGATCGTCGCCAGCGACCTCGGCTTCGAAACGGCGGCCCGGCGCATTCTGGACGAGATCGCCGAGGAAGGGTTCACCGTCCCGTTCGACGGCATGCGCTCGACCACCCTCTCCTTCCTGGCGGAGGTGGCGGCGCGGCTCGGCGACGAAGCCCGCTCCGCCACGCTCTACGACCTGCTCGTGCCTTACGGGGCGATGACGATCACGGCCGGGATCACGACGCTCTGTTCCGGCGCCGCGGGCCGGTGCCTCGGCAACCTCGCCGCCACCTCGGGGCGGTGGGACGCGGCGGCCGAGCACTTCGAGACCGCGCTCGCCATCAACGAGGCGATGCGCGCGCCCGTCTGGCTGGCGCACACCCGGGCCGACTACGCCGCGATGCTGGAGCGTCGCGGGCGCCCGTGTGACCGGGCGGAACGGGAGCGCCTCCGGCGCGAGGCCCGCGCCACGGCCGTGCGGCTCGGCCTCGTCGCGCTGGGCCACCGCCTGGACACACCGGGCGGCGGGGCCGGATGA
- a CDS encoding GMC oxidoreductase, whose product MPRGGPAAAGATVEADVVVVGAGACGAAATWRLATSGIDVVCVEAGAARDAAAFGFGADDYGAARSGPLHENPNVRRGAGDLPVDDRDSPIKASIGNAVGGTTLWWAAHIPRFREEDFRVRTLDGVAHDWPIAHADLARYYAINERVMGLAAVPGDPAGPDRAPGGGGPGLGAPPRTVPTAGPVGRRMARAFDALGWHHWPVELSRGDSALCTHAGPCDAGCPARVAAGADRTYMAPAIAAGARLLTGHRALTFETGPDGRVTALVCGTDDGAVRVRASRYVLAAGGVGTPRLLLMSGTGAGLANRSGLVGRNLMLHPHARVDGLLDAPVGSWTPGQKAGIVCLEFLVPDPARGFPRGFKMQLGPGPGPAEAALPDAVGGPLPWGTGHHAAFASRFDHVARLTICAEDLPEAHNRVTLSDAVTDRDGYPAAKMTYRLAPESRAALDFAIARAEEVLRAAGARAIAVDPLKAQAGFHLMGTARMGNDRETSVTDRFGRCHDVSNLFLADSSVFVTGSAMNPTSTAQALALRTADHIVTEH is encoded by the coding sequence ATGCCGCGCGGCGGGCCGGCGGCGGCCGGCGCGACGGTCGAGGCCGACGTCGTGGTGGTCGGGGCAGGGGCGTGCGGGGCGGCGGCCACGTGGCGCCTCGCGACCTCCGGCATCGACGTCGTCTGTGTGGAGGCGGGGGCCGCGCGCGACGCGGCGGCGTTCGGCTTCGGCGCCGACGACTACGGCGCGGCGCGGAGCGGCCCGCTGCACGAGAATCCGAATGTCAGGCGAGGCGCCGGCGACTTGCCGGTCGACGACCGCGACAGCCCGATCAAGGCCTCCATCGGCAACGCGGTCGGCGGCACGACCCTGTGGTGGGCGGCGCACATTCCGCGGTTCCGCGAGGAGGACTTTCGCGTGCGCACCCTCGACGGGGTGGCGCACGACTGGCCGATCGCGCACGCGGACCTCGCCCGCTACTACGCCATCAACGAGAGGGTGATGGGCCTTGCCGCCGTGCCGGGCGATCCGGCCGGTCCCGACCGCGCCCCGGGGGGCGGCGGGCCGGGGCTGGGGGCGCCGCCGCGGACGGTGCCGACCGCCGGTCCGGTCGGCCGGCGGATGGCCCGGGCTTTCGACGCGCTCGGCTGGCATCACTGGCCGGTGGAGCTTTCGCGCGGCGACAGCGCGCTCTGCACGCACGCCGGTCCCTGCGACGCGGGCTGCCCGGCGCGCGTCGCCGCCGGCGCGGACCGGACGTACATGGCGCCCGCGATCGCCGCCGGAGCGCGCCTCCTGACGGGGCACCGCGCGCTGACGTTCGAGACCGGGCCGGACGGCCGCGTGACGGCGCTGGTCTGCGGCACCGACGACGGCGCCGTGCGGGTGCGGGCGTCGCGCTACGTGCTGGCGGCAGGAGGGGTGGGGACGCCGCGCCTGCTCCTGATGTCGGGCACCGGCGCGGGGCTTGCCAACCGCTCCGGCCTCGTCGGCCGGAACCTGATGCTGCACCCGCACGCACGCGTCGACGGGCTGCTCGACGCGCCGGTCGGGAGCTGGACGCCGGGGCAGAAGGCCGGGATCGTCTGCCTGGAGTTCCTCGTCCCCGATCCCGCGCGCGGCTTTCCGCGCGGCTTCAAGATGCAGCTCGGGCCGGGGCCGGGTCCCGCCGAGGCGGCGCTGCCCGACGCGGTGGGCGGGCCGCTCCCATGGGGCACGGGGCACCACGCCGCCTTCGCGTCCCGCTTCGACCACGTCGCGCGCCTCACGATCTGCGCGGAGGACCTGCCGGAGGCGCACAATCGCGTGACCCTGTCGGACGCGGTGACCGACCGCGACGGCTACCCGGCGGCGAAGATGACCTACCGCCTCGCGCCGGAGTCCCGGGCCGCGCTCGACTTCGCCATCGCCCGGGCCGAGGAGGTGCTGCGCGCCGCCGGGGCGCGGGCGATCGCGGTCGATCCGCTGAAGGCGCAGGCCGGGTTTCACCTCATGGGCACCGCGCGGATGGGCAACGACCGCGAGACGTCGGTCACCGACCGGTTCGGCCGCTGCCACGACGTTTCCAACCTCTTCCTCGCGGACTCCAGCGTCTTCGTGACCGGCAGCGCGATGAACCCGACCAGCACGGCGCAGGCGTTGGCCCTGCGCACCGCCGACCACATCGTCACGGAGCACTAG
- a CDS encoding DUF4242 domain-containing protein codes for MAPVSGPVVWIPSGANGIVVVSIEPAQFDNNSEDTMPKFLIERNFAEQLELEDWRANNPRIEAVNDEVGVQWIYSFLSADKRKTYCLYEAPNAEAIREAARKANVPADVITPVDEVTPAMFA; via the coding sequence GTGGCCCCCGTCTCCGGGCCGGTCGTGTGGATCCCGTCCGGCGCGAATGGTATCGTCGTCGTCTCGATCGAGCCGGCACAATTCGATAACAATTCGGAGGACACGATGCCCAAGTTCCTGATCGAACGGAATTTCGCCGAGCAGCTTGAGCTCGAAGACTGGCGGGCGAACAATCCTCGCATCGAGGCGGTCAACGACGAGGTCGGCGTGCAGTGGATCTATTCCTTCCTCTCGGCCGACAAGCGCAAGACCTATTGCCTCTACGAAGCCCCCAACGCGGAGGCCATCCGGGAGGCGGCGCGCAAGGCGAACGTGCCGGCCGACGTCATCACGCCGGTCGACGAGGTGACGCCGGCGATGTTCGCCTGA